The genomic window CAAGGTCACCGTCGCCCCGATCACTTCCACGGTCAAGGGCCTCGCGAGCGAGCTCCCTGTCGGACCCGGCAACGGACTTGAGCACCCCTGCGCCGTCTCGCTCGACAACGTCCTCACCATCCGCTCGGAACTCCTTGGTCGCACCATCGGCTTCCTCCATGACCGCGAGGAGCCCGCACTGGCACGCGCCATCGTCATGGCCTACGACCTGGACGTGCCGGTCCCGCGCTGACTGCCGTCGCCGGATCCCGGTCACGCACCACGCTCGCCGAGGTCAGCCCTTGCTGACGTCGGGGAGGGTGCGGCTGACCACGACCCCTGCCAGGCCGAGTATGCCGAGGAAGACCAGCGCGACCTCCTCACCCAGGAGCGCCAGACCTCCCGACACGGCCCCGGCCACGAGGAGGATCACGCCCATCGCGGTGTTGGAGACGGCGACATACTCGGTGCGCTGGTCTCCCTCAGCCATGTCGACGACATAGGTCTTGCGGGCGACGCGGACACCGGTGTGGATCAGGGCGAGCAGCAGATAGGTCACCGGATAGATCCACCAGGACCCCCGCA from Ornithinimicrobium cryptoxanthini includes these protein-coding regions:
- a CDS encoding type II toxin-antitoxin system PemK/MazF family toxin yields the protein MREICLARLDKTRPVLVLTREATRGTMTKVTVAPITSTVKGLASELPVGPGNGLEHPCAVSLDNVLTIRSELLGRTIGFLHDREEPALARAIVMAYDLDVPVPR